The Rhodoferax sediminis genome has a segment encoding these proteins:
- the ybgF gene encoding tol-pal system protein YbgF produces MRSVATLKLLRGFVLAMSACAALTAAHAGLFEDDEARRAILELRQRVDASRQAADAAQAKQSDDNAQLRRSLLDLQSQIEAMRADMANLRGQDEQLARDVADLQRKQKDIVQNADAQQAATQPAQVTVDGKTFSATPAEKTDFEAALGTFRQGDFAGAQTAFAGFVKRYPQSGYNPSALFWLGNAQYATRDYKGAITNFRALVAQSPDHARAPESILSIANCQIELGDTKSARKTLGDLIKAYPQSEAAQAAKERLAKLK; encoded by the coding sequence ATGAGATCTGTGGCGACCCTGAAGCTGCTGCGCGGCTTCGTCCTCGCGATGTCGGCCTGTGCGGCCTTGACCGCCGCCCACGCCGGCCTGTTTGAGGACGACGAAGCGCGCCGCGCCATTCTGGAGCTGCGCCAGCGCGTTGATGCCAGCCGCCAGGCGGCCGACGCGGCCCAGGCCAAGCAGTCGGACGACAACGCCCAGCTGCGCCGCAGCCTGCTCGACCTGCAAAGCCAGATCGAGGCCATGCGCGCCGACATGGCCAACCTGCGCGGGCAGGACGAGCAGCTGGCGCGTGACGTGGCGGACCTTCAGCGCAAGCAAAAAGACATCGTGCAGAACGCGGACGCGCAGCAGGCCGCGACCCAGCCGGCGCAGGTTACGGTCGATGGCAAGACTTTCTCGGCCACCCCCGCAGAAAAAACCGACTTCGAAGCGGCGCTGGGCACCTTCCGCCAGGGTGATTTCGCGGGCGCGCAAACCGCATTCGCCGGCTTCGTCAAGCGCTACCCGCAAAGCGGCTACAACCCGTCCGCGCTATTTTGGCTCGGCAATGCCCAGTACGCGACGCGCGACTACAAGGGCGCCATCACCAACTTCCGCGCGCTGGTGGCACAGAGCCCCGATCATGCGCGCGCACCCGAGTCCATCCTGTCGATCGCCAATTGCCAGATCGAGTTGGGCGACACGAAATCCGCACGCAAGACACTGGGCGACCTGATCAAGGCCTATCCGCAATCGGAAGCTGCCCAGGCCGCCAAGGAACGGCTGGCCAAGCTGAAATAA
- the pal gene encoding peptidoglycan-associated lipoprotein Pal, which yields MKRILLAFSMVALMAGCSSGVNLNKAPVDDKSGSLVTPGADSGNAAKSNVAPVDLSKSAQNAAGPAGVDHSVYFDFDKYIVKPEYQSLIEAHARFLKADPKRHSVIEGNTDDRGSSEYNLALGQKRAEAVRRALDLLGVNDNQVEAVSFGKEKPVALGDDEASRAKNRRADITYR from the coding sequence ATGAAACGTATTTTGTTGGCATTTTCGATGGTAGCCCTCATGGCGGGATGCAGCTCGGGCGTTAATCTGAACAAGGCGCCGGTGGACGACAAATCCGGCAGCCTGGTGACGCCGGGCGCCGACAGCGGCAACGCGGCCAAGAGCAATGTGGCACCGGTCGATCTGAGCAAGTCGGCACAGAATGCTGCGGGCCCGGCCGGGGTGGACCACTCCGTGTACTTTGACTTCGACAAGTACATCGTCAAGCCCGAGTACCAGAGCCTCATCGAGGCCCATGCCCGGTTCCTGAAGGCCGACCCGAAGCGCCACTCGGTGATTGAAGGCAACACCGATGACCGCGGCAGCAGCGAGTACAACCTGGCGCTGGGCCAGAAGCGGGCCGAGGCCGTGCGCCGGGCGCTGGATCTGCTGGGCGTGAACGACAACCAGGTCGAAGCGGTCAGTTTCGGCAAGGAAAAGCCGGTCGCGCTGGGTGATGACGAGGCCTCGCGCGCTAAAAACCGTCGCGCCGACATTACCTACCGATGA
- the tolB gene encoding Tol-Pal system beta propeller repeat protein TolB — protein MNRKTIESRRLLLAGLLAVPLAPAFAQFRVEVSGVGLTQLPIAVAPFRGEDQSPQKIGAIVRADLERSGQFRGVDAAGVALDETSRPDVSVWRQKGADSLAAGSVTKLADGRFDVRFRLWDVVRGQDLGGQSYAVVAGDLRLAAHRIADFIYEKLTGDKGIFSTRLAYVTKNGSRYTLWVADADGENAQAALASPEPIISPAWSPNGGQLAYVSFESRKPVVYVHDVASGRRRLIANFRGSNSAPAWAPDGRSLAVTLSRDGGSQLYTIGANGGEPRRLNQNASIDTEPAYSPDGKSIYFVSDRGGAPQIYRMANTGGSATRVTFAGSYNVSPALSPDGRWLAYISRINGAFKLQVMELTSGNVNSITDTSADEHPSFAPNSRLIVYATQQQGREALMTTTLDGKIKARLAGQGGDIREPSWGPFQKQ, from the coding sequence ATGAATCGAAAAACAATCGAATCGCGCCGGCTCCTGCTGGCCGGCTTGTTGGCTGTTCCCCTGGCACCCGCCTTCGCACAATTCCGGGTTGAAGTCTCAGGCGTAGGCCTGACCCAACTGCCCATTGCGGTTGCGCCGTTTCGTGGCGAAGACCAGTCTCCCCAAAAAATTGGCGCCATCGTGCGCGCTGACCTGGAGCGCAGCGGCCAGTTCCGCGGTGTCGACGCTGCTGGCGTCGCGCTGGACGAAACGTCGCGCCCCGATGTTTCGGTGTGGCGGCAAAAAGGCGCCGATTCGCTGGCGGCGGGCAGCGTCACCAAACTGGCCGATGGCCGTTTCGACGTGCGGTTTCGCCTGTGGGACGTGGTGCGCGGGCAGGACCTGGGCGGCCAAAGCTACGCCGTGGTCGCGGGCGATCTGCGCCTGGCGGCACACCGGATCGCCGACTTCATTTACGAAAAGCTCACCGGCGACAAGGGTATTTTTTCCACCCGGCTCGCCTACGTGACCAAGAACGGGTCGCGCTACACCCTGTGGGTGGCCGACGCCGACGGCGAGAATGCGCAGGCGGCGCTGGCGAGCCCCGAACCCATCATTTCGCCAGCCTGGTCGCCCAATGGCGGCCAACTGGCGTATGTGTCGTTCGAGTCGCGCAAGCCGGTGGTGTATGTGCACGACGTTGCCAGCGGCAGGCGCCGCCTGATTGCGAACTTCCGCGGCTCCAACAGCGCCCCGGCCTGGGCTCCCGACGGACGCTCGCTGGCCGTCACGCTGAGCCGCGACGGCGGCTCGCAGCTCTACACCATCGGGGCCAATGGCGGCGAGCCGCGCCGGCTCAACCAGAACGCCAGCATCGATACCGAACCCGCGTATTCACCCGACGGCAAGAGCATTTACTTTGTCAGCGACCGGGGCGGTGCGCCGCAGATCTACCGCATGGCGAACACCGGGGGCAGCGCGACGCGCGTGACCTTCGCGGGCAGCTACAACGTGTCTCCCGCCCTCAGCCCGGATGGACGCTGGTTGGCCTACATATCGCGAATCAATGGCGCGTTCAAGCTGCAAGTCATGGAACTTACAAGTGGAAACGTGAACTCAATCACTGACACGTCCGCCGATGAACACCCGAGTTTCGCGCCCAACAGTCGCCTCATCGTCTACGCTACCCAGCAGCAGGGCCGTGAAGCGCTGATGACCACGACACTGGACGGCAAGATCAAGGCGCGGCTGGCCGGTCAGGGCGGCGACATCCGCGAGCCGAGCTGGGGCCCGTTCCAGAAACAATGA
- a CDS encoding YeeE/YedE family protein, giving the protein MQISDIQALTTQVLWAAFLLSVIFGAIAQRTHFCTMGAVSDVVNMGDWTRMRQWGMAIGVAMIGFAVLVYSGQIDPSKTLYASNRWIWLSATVGGALFGFGMVLTSGCGSKTLIRIGGGSLKSLMVFIVMGVAAFATLKGITAVARVDTVDQVAIDFAAGTALPNWAAAAFGIKAALAGLILAVLLGGALIVWALAGPDFRRPDNLLAGLGIGAVIVAMWWVSGHLGYVAEHPETLQETFLATNSGRAEAMSFVSPAAYTLDWLMFFSDKSKVLTLGIVSVFGVVVGSAACAVAMRNFRWEGFGSTEDVANHMSGAVLMGVGGVTALGCTVGQGLSGISTLSVTSFVAVAAILAGAVAALKYQIWRMERTA; this is encoded by the coding sequence ATGCAAATTTCTGATATCCAGGCGCTCACCACGCAAGTGCTGTGGGCCGCCTTCCTTCTCTCGGTCATCTTCGGGGCGATTGCCCAGCGCACACACTTTTGCACCATGGGTGCGGTCAGCGACGTCGTCAACATGGGCGACTGGACGCGCATGCGCCAGTGGGGCATGGCCATAGGCGTGGCCATGATCGGTTTCGCCGTGCTGGTGTACAGCGGGCAAATCGACCCAAGCAAAACCCTGTATGCCTCGAATCGCTGGATCTGGCTGTCGGCCACCGTGGGCGGTGCGCTGTTTGGCTTCGGCATGGTGCTGACCTCGGGCTGCGGCAGCAAGACCCTGATTCGCATCGGCGGCGGCAGCCTGAAGTCGCTGATGGTTTTTATCGTGATGGGGGTCGCCGCCTTTGCCACCCTCAAGGGCATCACGGCCGTGGCGCGGGTTGACACCGTGGATCAGGTTGCTATTGATTTTGCAGCGGGCACTGCACTGCCCAATTGGGCTGCAGCCGCTTTTGGCATTAAAGCCGCGCTGGCCGGGCTGATTCTGGCCGTGCTGCTGGGCGGCGCCCTGATCGTCTGGGCGCTGGCGGGGCCGGACTTTCGCCGCCCCGACAACCTGCTCGCGGGGCTGGGCATTGGCGCGGTGATTGTTGCCATGTGGTGGGTCAGCGGCCATCTCGGCTACGTGGCCGAACACCCCGAGACCCTGCAGGAGACCTTTCTGGCCACCAACTCGGGCCGGGCCGAAGCCATGAGCTTTGTTTCGCCCGCGGCCTACACGCTCGACTGGCTCATGTTTTTCAGTGACAAGAGCAAGGTCCTCACGCTCGGCATCGTCTCGGTGTTCGGCGTGGTGGTCGGCTCGGCAGCCTGCGCCGTCGCCATGCGCAACTTTCGCTGGGAAGGCTTTGGCAGCACCGAAGACGTGGCCAACCACATGTCGGGCGCCGTCTTGATGGGCGTGGGCGGCGTTACCGCCTTGGGGTGCACGGTGGGGCAGGGCCTGAGCGGCATCTCCACGCTGAGTGTGACCAGCTTTGTCGCCGTCGCCGCCATTTTGGCCGGTGCCGTGGCGGCGCTCAAGTACCAGATATGGCGCATGGAGCGCACGGCTTGA